The nucleotide window CGTAGGAGAAATGGGTTTGACGACGAGCTACGAGGGCTTGTTCGAACCAGGAGCCGATAGCATCACGCCCGTAAAGAACCAGTTTTCCATTTGTAGAGAAGATTTTCTCTGGCTCTGGCGTGCGAAGCCACTGAAAATCGATAGGCAAACCACCGTCAAAAGTGTATCGAATCTCTCGCCAGTGCTCATCTTCATTTCGTGTACCCGGCACATCAACCAGTGTTGAAGGAACCGGTCCATTCTTGACATACAGCCAGTCATCGTCTTTCCAAAATGCTTCCTGAATGGCTGCCTCCCGTCCAAGAACACTGCGGCGATTCTGTGTTATCGGTCGACTGAGAAGATGAACCAGATATGTTCTTCCGTCTGGTGtctcaacaagatcaccATGCCCTGCGCGTTGAAGCTCCGCTGATGGAGACCCTCTTGAAGAGAGAATGTACTTGTCCGGGTGCAGCTCGTAAGGGCCCCAGATACTTCGAGATCGAGCAAGAGTGCATGAGTGATCGTATGAAGTTCCACCTTCGGCTGTGAGAAGATAATACCACCCGTTCCGTTTATAAATGTGTGGCCCCTCCGTTATACCAATCTCAGTCCCATCAaagatcttcttctgcgGACCAGTAAGCTTCCCAGCTTCTGGGTCAAACTCCTGCAGCATGATGCCACAGAAATGGTCTCTGTTCGGAAAACGGTGGTCTCTTCTCTGATTTACGAACCACTTTCTACCGTCATCGTCGTGGAATAGTGAAGGATCGATACCTGAAGAGTTGGCATGAATGGGGTCTGTCCAAGGACCATAGATGGACTCAGAGGACGTGATATAGTTCTTCAAGTCCCAGAATGTTCCGTCCTTTCTCTTAACATCAGTATACACAAGCCAAAACTTCTGACCGTCGTGTGAAAGACAAGGTGCCCAGATTCCGCCACTATCTGGATCTCCTCTCATATCCAAAAGACCTTTACGATCCAAAGGACGAGTGATAAGTTTCCAGTTTGCAAGATCAGTGGAATGATGAATTTGCACGCCGGGAAACCATTCAAACGTCGACGTGGCGATATAATAATCATTGTCAACTCTGATTATCGAAGGATCTGGATTGAATCCAGGCAGGATAGGATTGCGAATTGAAGGCATCTTGGTGACTCTGCAGTCTTGAAATTCAAAAACAGTTCAAAAGCCTAGAGCGAAGACGGATTGACTGATGCAAGAATTTATACCTTGACCCCGCATGTACTCTCTATCAATAGTCCAACAGCGAGAAGTTTAACCTGAGGAGTCTGATTGATCATCAGGGCCAAGATATATGGGCGTAATTGTAGATCCATCAGACCATCTCCACACTCTCGCGGAGTATCGCTCCTAAGTTGTACGCTAAGAACTGTGCGAGGAGTAATAAGCACGATTTCGTGAAATGTTCATTAATCTCTACTGATGACGCCTTTTGGAAGACAAATCCAGATCAAAATAGATTAAAAACCTTGCTTCAAGTATTCTATATTCTGTCCATCTTTGGAAAGAGTCAGATGCCATCGACCTTGGCGTTGAATATCTTATGGCATATGTATTCATCGCGGAGTATCGCTTGAAGTTACGAAGCATGTACCTCAAatgagaaaaaaaaaaggaaaacaGAGACAGCGACAGGAAACAATCAACCAGTCCAGTCAAGGTACAACCGCTTGTGGTTTGTCCACATTTCTCCGGCGACTTGATGCCCACCGTGACCAAGATGTCATGCCAGAAACTACCAATCAAGTCACCCGGAGCCCCTTCATGTTGATCCAGGGTCCTATCCCAAGTATAACCTTGGTTACGGGAAATTATCAGATTGAAAGCGGTAGAGAGTGTCGGTTAGTCGTAGCTGCACGGAGACAGAAAGGGCGTAAGTATCAAGGCTGGGCTCACATCCCTGAATGTAGTTGGCTGAGGCTAGATATCTGTAACTTTCCCGATCCCAGCAAGATTGATCTGCTCATAAAACAGGGTTCAGATACTTATTTTGTATTTCTTATTGGCGTTGATAtactgtactgtacataACTGAGACATACTGCGCACTGAGACAAATGGAATGCCGCGGACGCTTTTCAGCCTATGATTAGGCTGGTAGCGGATCGGGACGGCTCGTCAAATCACCGATTGCCGACACCTTTGCTAGGATCTTCAACTTGTCTGTCAACATGGTTGTGGGCTTGTTGTGTTATTTGTAGTTGGCTAAGAGCTTATAATCACCATACAGAACTTAGTCCCTCGGCACTCTCACCGACCAGATGTCACAAGCGTTGAGGGAAGAGGAACACAGAAACATTttaatcttcttccatgtAGTGGCTTGGAGTTGTCTCAGATCCAAGGACAAAAAGATACAGCGTCCAGCACGGGCTACCATCACGGGTCTTGGTACTTGACGTAAAAGGATACCAACACCGCATGTGCTGTCCCACAACGGTCCACAGAAGATCAAGCTGAGCTCACAATTGACAAGCAAGGGAGGACCAGACTTGGAATTTGTGTTACGCGATAGCCTGCAGCAGAAGTTCCCAAATACAGGTTTCTGGAACCTAATCTTGGTATCCTGCCGATGAGATAACCGAACTCTTTCGACAAGTGAGCTAAGACCAGGTTACGAGCCATTGAGCGGGGTCTGAAATACGGCAGAGCTCAGAGGGCTggagggaaaagagaaggaCTTAATAGGGACACGAAGGAGTAGATGTGTTATAGGAGAAGGGCTTAAGAACTTTCAGCCGGCTAAGAGTATTACAAAATCCAATGTAGCCAGCTGCATTGCGTTGATAGAATAGGTTACAGGCCGAAGATAACGACGAGAAGGGATATGTATTTCAATGTCTTGAGCGAGAGACCGCTTTGAAGGCCGAGCTGGCTTCCAGCAAGGATCAGCTTGCTGCAAGCCAAGCAGAGTGCGATAGCAGCCGGGCCGACTCCGCTCTCCTCAAGGACATACTACAGTCCAATTGTAAGAGCCAAGCCTCCCCGAACTTAGGCCCCCCTCAAACTGACATGATAAAAGGCCCTAGCCAGCATACCAAGTATGGTATGGTTGCAGGAACCAGGTACCGCTTCTGGTGCGGAAGATGTAAGCAAGCAGAGAAACGACCCCATTTCATATACAGCAGCATGGCTAACAGAGAATACAGTCCATGAACCTGCTGGCCAGCGCGAATCCCACTCTACTGCCACAATGGAGGCTTGCGTCAAGCTTTGTACCTCCAAGCCTTGGTGCACTATGGTCCTCCACGGAATCTTCCGAGAAACGTGCCAGCTTTATGATCGCAAGGTCAAAATCGAAGcaactcctcctcagtcTAGCGTCCTTTGGAACTCTGCCGTTAATGACCAGGCTTGATTTCGTCATTGAAGGGCTAATAGCCTCATCTCAGAACTGCTCAGAGTTGACTCAACGTCAATAGTAGGATTTACTTTCTTGTGGGACGGAAACAACCTCGATCTCATTATCATTCTAAGTTATGGTTAAATATTAGGCTTGGTGTCTTAATATCATGAACCACCTTTTATCTACATCACTGACTGTCCATTGAAACTTGGTGTAGTGTTAAACTTGACTAGCCAGTCAATACCTTGCAGCATGAGACTATTAAATACCGTAACCATTATCAATTGAGGCTGTGTTAACGTCACCTAGAACATGGTCCCACTGTCCAATGAGATGTATAGTTATTAGTTAGCCCCTGCAACCATGCGGCTATTTATGGAatccatctcctcaagctGACTCCCCTcattttcttcctccattATTGCCCTTTCCAACTTGaatagtatatttattatcATGTATCTTATCAACGCTTCGACCTTGCAGCTCGAAGACTTCTATAGCAATATTCCCGAATATGCAATCCTGTCACATACGTGGGGTCACACCAGTGAGGAGGTCCTTTTTCAAGAGATGCTCACCAACTCATCCGACGTGAAGCTCAAAAAAGGTTACAAGAAGATCGAATTATGTGCGAAGCAAGCTCAAAAAGATGGTCTCGGCTATTGCTGGGTCGATACCTGCTGCATTGACAAGTCCAGCAGCGCAGAACTCTCAGAAGCTATCAACTCCATGTTCTCTTGGTATCGAAACTCGGCCGTCTGCTATATATATCTAGAAGACGTGGTCCACGAAGAGGGTGTGGGTCAAGTTGATCAGTCTCTCGGAGAAGCAAGGTGGTTTACACGGGGTTGGACATTACAAGAGCTCTTGGCTCCCCGAGTTCGCCAGTTCTTCGATGCAAACTGGACCATGATCGGAGAGATATCAAAGAACCGTTACAGAGAACATCTAGTTAATGGTTTCTTTCGTATGGATACGACTGCCGACGAAGAAGGAGAtcctcaagagcttgaggGAATGAGTCTGGCGAGTCAAGTTGCCCAGATCACTGGGATACCCAGGAAGGTCCTTTACATCGGCGATCTCGGATCCTTCTCAGCTGCTACGAGAATGTCATGGGCAGCAAGGCGACGAACAACTCGCATAGAAGACCAGGCATACTGTTTACTGGGAATCTTTGACGTTCATATGCCCCTCCTCTACGGCGAAGGCAAGCATGCCTTTATACGACTGCAAGAGGAGATCATAAAAAAACAGCCAGACCATACGCTGTTCGCATGGCGCTCGGAATCGACTTCGCCAGCGCCAACATTCAGCGGACTTCTTGCTCCTTCATCGTGGAATTTTGACAGCGACCACTGCCGTGGTATATTGCCAAAGCAAGTTGACATACCATATGAAATGACCAATAAGGGCTTGCACTTACAGGTTCGCTTGGTGGAGCATGATCCGGGATCTGATGAGTTCTATGCCATTTTAGATATCACCCACCAGTCAAATCCACGGAAAGACATATGGTATGGCATCAAGCTTGGACGGCTAGATAGTTGCGGCCAATACGCTCGAATCAACACTGGTGAACAATTGGTTCGTGAGGTTGAAACGACACGTACGCTTTCGATCAAGCCAACACATATTTATGTTCAGCATCTCATCCGCCACAATTCTCCGCTATATGGCAGAAATAAACCTTCTACGGTTGTTCTGGGTTGTGCTATGGAGTCGATGTCACTGACAGTCCTCGAAGCCTCAGGGTCTAAGAGCTGGGACTCTAAATCATTTACCTTCCTCCCCTCTAAAGATGATTTGTTCTATGCGAGACTTGCGTTTCAATGCAAGCCAAATCTAAAGGGTTCGTCTCCGTTGACTATTGGGTGGATAGTCAGGAAGGATGATATAGAAGGCATCAAATCTCATCTTGCCAtcctgaaggagaagaatgattTATATCGGCCTAACACTCTTTGGGAAAACGGTATTCGATCAGGAATGGTCAAAATATATCCTCAGTCGACCTATCATATTCGTGATGGCGAAATGGTGGCTATGATAGCTCTTCATGATCAGATAATTCTCAAAAAATAAAGTTAGGTAGCTCAAAACCTGGTCCCTCTACTTCTGAGCTAGAAGAACCCAGCTCTCAAATTTGACCCCTCCATAACTTTCAACTTCCTTCTTGAGtacctcatcaacagcctctggccatctcttctcctcctcattAGTATATCCCGCTCGAGCAGGACGCATGAGATCTCCCAGCATAAATTTCTTCAGCCCATCTTCCAGTTCAGGTCCGCTAACGATAATACTATCCTCCACAAGTTCAAACTTGGATGAGTCAAACCCAGCTTCGATCGTCGTCTTTTCCAGAACACCTGGTTCAAAGAATTCAGGATGAGGTATTTTCAATGGTGGAAGGTCTGGTCGGACGAGAGCTTGCGCAGCGTGAATGAGTTTACCGGCTCCAAAACGTTTCCAGCATGAGATGGCGGCTAGACCATCAGGCCGGAGCGTACGGTAGATCTCCTTGACGCCTTTGACGGGGTCAGCCAGGGTGTAAACACTGAAGTTGAGGATACTGTGTGTGAAGTGCTCATCGGGAATTCCCTCTAGATTCTGAGAGTCAAGAACCTTCGCTTCAATCTGTGGAAACGAAGTAAAAGAATCTTTGGCGGCTTGGACCATTGGAGGTACATTATCAGTCACCAGAATATGAGGGACATCATCAGCCGCGAGTCTGTCAACAAGAACTAAGGCTGCTATTCCCGGACCGGCAGCATTATCATGAACCACCGAGCCCTTGGTTATAGGCCTTGTGGCTTGGATGCTGTCGAAGGCCAAGTCAAGGACACGGTATGTGCTTCTTCCGGTTTGTTGAAGATAATTTGCTGCGAACGCAGAAAAGTATGAGGAAGAGGGGAGGTCTTTGCTTTGGGATGTCGCCATTTTGAAAAGTTTGGTTTGTTGAGCTATCGAGTTATAATTCGAGGTCACCGTAAGCTGACAATGTAAGCCTTTTTATACCAAGAATGGCTCTATGAGGTTGAGGGGTTGAAAGAGCCTTCAGTGGGGTCATGACAGCAGATGGAATAAGCACTAGGACTTCTTGCCACGCAATAAGCCGAACAGAGCGATAATAGCAGAGATTTCCCGCTGGTGATGTGAGATGTGAACCCAATGATGTAGGCTGCAAAGTTAACCATGCCACAAAACTTTTGATTATATTCCCTAGAATCTGTATGCTCGTGGATAGTCtattagaatattatatCGATCTCACCCAGCGAGCCAGAATAAAAGTTCCCGCTGAAATGTTCTGGACCTTCAGCCCCCTGTACCGAGTCCTGTTCGGGGCTTATGATGAAATTATCATTGAAAAGTGAGGTCCCATCATTTGATATAAACTCCCCCAATGAATGAAGATCTTTCCACGAGAAGCTATTAAATGGATCAGAGTTCATATGTCCTTCGCTTGATTCAGCTTGTGACTGCAAAGCTCCGTGACTGGCCAGAGCCAAAGAGTCTGATCGTCCTTCAATTTCGGGGTTCCGTGATCTCGACTTTCCGAGCATCTTCAACCAGAGAAGCCTAAGGGATCTAGCGTAGCGCTGACCGAGACCCTGTTGATTATTTGAAGTTTTCTGTAGACGTGAGATGGTTTCGTAGATGGCACGACGCACGCCTCGTGCTTCTGATGGTTTGATAGCTCCGGCAAAGATAGCCTGTAGGCCACCGTATCAGACTTGTTCCCGAATGAATTGAAGAGATGCTTGCCTTGAAGAGAAATACTGCTGCATAGATAACGTAAAGATAAAACTTGAGCGGCATATACTTGAATGCTTCGGTGGGATCTatgaagctgttgagagTACATAAGATAGAATTTGCTGCATCGATAGACTCGTAAATGAACCTTGCATCTGGAGCAGCGGCAAGTTCCGAGAACAAAGGACCAGAGGGCCTCTTCTTTGATCGCCGAACAATGCGATTTAGGTTTGCCTGGAAAGCAAATGCGTTGATATATAGACGAAGGAAATCATATGATAACATAAGAGATGCTTTGACGCGCGGGATGAAGCTGAGGCCACCCCAGGAGAGTTTCCATCTGCGGAGGACTGAGGAGAAGTCATCCTATAGAGTTAGCTATATGGCTCCATGAAATGTCAGAGAAGCATTTGCTTACAATGTACCTCACATACTCTCCTCCTATGTATAACTGCTCTCTATGACTTGTTGATGAGTATAGAATATCATGTGCGTTACTGAACAGCTGAGTGATTTCAAGATGTGCCTGAAATAGTAGAGCGAGGTTATCGTTGCCCAGCTTTTGTGTTTGGAGATATGGAAAGTCAGCCGCTCGAAGGTTTACGGATGGACCTGGTCCACGAGACCAGAATCCTTTTCCGAGTCGTATCGAAACTTGGCGATCGCTCATATAGCAAGCTGTCTTCCCGTCAGTCACTGAAGAGCGCCACATGGCGGAGATGAAGTTACTAACCAGCCCAAGCTATCCTTTTTCTACTGAGATGATCCGGCGCACCTTCAACTCTCTGCACAAGACCAGTTTGCTCAAGGTTCTGCAGGTATGCAAGACGAATAGCAACACCAACCAGCATCCACGATCCCTGGTCCTCTTTGCCACATCCAATCATGAGGTTCTCCTCGAGTGGCTGTGGCGCCCATTCAGCCAGTATCAACAATGCTTCGACTGCGCCGACCGTAGTAGAGCCGGTGTATATCAGCTTGGAGATTTGAGTCTCCATGTGTCTCGCACAGGCATTATGGGCCCTGGACCACGAGGGATCATCTTTTGTGGCGACGGTGAGGATTGCTGTGATGAGATATGGTTCGTGCTCGATGAGTTCTAGGATACGGCTGGAGTCGAAGGCGGCGCTGTAAGCGATGGGGAAGAAGATGTGAAAGTTGTCATGGTAGCTTTCCCAGGTTAGCCTGCATCAGAAATATGTGTGCGTATAACTTACTGTTCGATCAGAAAGGCTGCCTCAGAAAGCGTCAATGCTCCAGAGGTAACAGGTGGATAGTCACAAACACCCTGGGATGTGTTTGCCATCCTTGTCGAATTTTCGGGATCGCCTTCTGCATCTTGCGTTTGCGCATGTCCCTCGGGTTCCATATCAGCCACATGAGCCAGCAAATCCAAAGCATCAGACGGATTCAAAAGATCCGACGACGTGAAGTGGCCCTTGAGCCGCACCGCATCACCTGTaggctcttcatcatcctcggaTTGTTGGCCTAGAGGTGACCCAAGGTTTGATGACAGCCATTCACTATGTTGGTCTGGTTCACGGGGTTCCTGTGCTGGCACTGGATTCATTCGGTTGATTGGTCTGCTTGGCGATGCTTGATGAGAATCATTTGTTGACCTAGAATAACCAAGACGCTGGCCCTTGATACGACGACCACCCCGTCGAGATGTAGCGAGGATACATTCTTGATTCTTCTCGATGCATCGCCGACACGGAGGGTCTCCAGGCACGCCACTGGAGTCACTTCTCACACGTCAATTGATTTCTTAGCCAGTGGCGGCAATTGCCATGACTTACAGGTCACATCGGGTCTTACGAGATCTGCAGCTCACGCAGGCTCTCGAAACCCTCTTCTCGGTCTCTGGTCCCGTCGGTGGTGTCATCATGCGTGGAGGGTTTTCAAACACCGAGAGGAGAGGGGAACGCGGCATTTGAATATGATGAGGGTCTTGGTTAACTAATCATACGACGACATCGGTCTAGGGGGCCTAGATTGGTATGGCTTGGGTTAAGCTTTGAGCTATGGACATGTACCGATGTCACAGGACTTGAAGATACTGAGCTAGGACGGAATATTCCGCTACAGAACGTGACCTAGGGGGTCTAGATTCTAGAAGATGACATGGAAGCTGAGAATTATTGGTGATGGCTATTGAAGCTGAAAACCCCGGTCTTTGAATCGTATCACGCTAAAGCGCGACCTTCTCCGGGGGAATGGGTCGGCCAAGGAAATAATTTGTGAATCTTCGTCTTGCCCCGGTTTTAAACCACCTGATATTAAGGGATCGGGAATAAGAAGATAAACTTGCAGCCAAAATGTCTTGATTTTAATCTATAGGAGTTACACTGTAAGAAATATCTATTCTAATTTGTAGCTAATTTTACAGTTGATCCAGTTGCCCGTGAGATCAGAGCATAGTGATCTATTTCAAGCCGCCACTCAAAAGGATATCTTGTCCGGTCATGTAACCATTCCTTGCCAACCTATAACACGTATTAGACAAGCGAAGACCCTTCCGTTCAGCGGGACTTACATGATGATCGCCTCGCAAACCTCATTAGGTGAGCCGAGACGGTGAACTGGAATAGATGCAGCAATGGCGAGACCGGGGTCAGTCTTTTTCAGCTCTTCCAAATCACACCCTTTATCCCAGGCTCTACAACCAAACATTAGCCAAGTTTCGATATTGAGATAGTCACAGAATCTTACTCTGAGATGGGCGGCGGAATCATGCCCGTGGAGCCAATCATAGCTGGCGAGACCTACACAAACCGTCAGTTTCCACAGAATTCTGATAGATACACCAAAGAAACTTACGATGTTCACTGTAACGCCTTCGGGCGCCAACAAAGTGGCCAAGTTCTGCCCCATTGAACTATGGCTTGTCAGCGTGATCACACAAGAATTCCGATGTTACTCACGTCAGAGCACCCTTTGAAGCAGCATAATGGCATCCATTCAGCCCACTTCCACGAGCAGCAATACTTCCAACCAGTATAATTCGTCCCCAGCCTTGCTGTCTCATACCAGCAAGACAAGCTTTGGTAACGACAAACTGGCTCCGACTGTTAAcctccatcatctcatcccaatCATCCTCTCCAATCTCCGCAACATCGCGGATCCGTCTTCCCAGACCAGCATTTGCAACCAGAATAGATACTGCCTTGTGCTTGGAGGATACAACATCTTGGCTCAATAAGCTTGAAACCAAAGCTCTTGTTGACTCTCTTTGTGAAAGGTCTGCATGCACAGGCACAAACAGCTGAGATGGATATGTCCTACTCAGCTCTTGTGCAAACGTGTCTGCCTTTTCTTTACTGGAAGAATAATGCAGACCAACGTCACAACCTTGAGCAGCAAAAGCTCTCGCAACAGCGGAACCTATTCCGCCACTACAAATCGTTAGTTTGGCTGACAATACACCTCGAACAAAATGGCAAACTCACCTTGAACCCGTCACCAAAGCCAATCGGCCTTTGAGGTTATTGTCTATCGTCTGCAATCGAAGCGTCATCCTTGTATGGTTCCAAACTTGTTTATGCGAATCATGCAAGTGTTGGTTATTGACTTTACTTGCTCATCTTATAAAGGGCGAGAAGCTAAAACTTAGCTTTGCCGCTATTCCGAAGCCATTTACCATCGGCAACTCCTTTTTCAAACACCGACGGCAATTGAAATTAGCTTCTGAATGAATCCTGGAGAAAGAGTAACTGAACCTTTCCCCGCAAACATGGGGTCCCCATGGAGTAGAGTCGTATTAAGCTTGGGAATGTGGGTTGGTCTTTATTAACCCATCCTCCGTCTCTGCTTTTTTGAATTTAATTTTCGTTCTCCACGATACAAGGCATATCAAACACTGTGTCTCATTGTTTGTTGTTACACGATCAATTGTTCATCATGGAGTTACAGGGCCAGAGCCTCATCTTGACCGTCAGTGTCTTGACGTCGTTGGGTTTTATGCTCATCGGTTATGACAATGGCCTCATGGGAGGTCTTGTCAACACTTCGGCTTTCAAAGACACTTTTGATAGTCCCGATTCTGATATGATCGGCGTTATTGTCGCCATTTACGAGAGTAAGTTCCACTTCGCCAATGGACTATGCTAGTCACTCACAGTTACTAGTTGGATGCTTCTTTGGTGCTGTCTTCTCCTCTATCTGGGGTGAGAAGCTCGGTCGCCGACGCTCTGTTTTCATCGGTTGCGTGTTCTTGATCATTGGTGCGGTCCTCCAAGCCGCTTCTTATACACGAGCTATGATGATCGTTGGCCGTATTGTTGCGGGCGTCGGCATGGGTACTGTCAACTCAACTGTTCCTGTCATGCAGGCTGAGTTTAGTCCCAAGTCAAGCCGTGGTATTTGTAAGTTCCTGTCCTTGATCATGAGGAATAACTTTCTGATATCATATAGACGTCTGCGCCCAGCTCTCCACCCTCAACTTCGGTATTTTCCTAGTTTACTGGATCGACTATGCCCTGTCATCCCATACCGGCAGTTATGCTTGGCGCGTTCCTGTCATTCTTCAGTGTGTTCCTATTCTGGCTATCATGGGTCTCCTGTTTGTGATTCCTGAGACACCACGTTGGTTGGCAGCACATGACAGACCTGAGGAGTGTCTGAAAGTCCTTGCTCAAATCCAGGGCACTTCCACTGATGATCCTGAGGTCCAGGTTCTTCATAGCGTCATCACCCAGACTGTCGCCTATGAGACATCTATCGGTTCAGGTTCCTGGAAGGATCTTCTCAGGGAAGATAGTATCAAGTCTCGCAAGCGACTTCTTTTGGCCTGTTTTCTCCAGGCTGCGCAGCAACTCGGCGGCATCAATGCAATCATCTGTAAGTCTCaacccttcttcatcgtGTTGATGAACCATGCTGATGATCGTTAGACTACTCAAGCACCCTCTTTGAGAAGAGTGTCGGTTTCTCTGCTCACATGTCAGCCCTCATGTCTGGTTTCCTTCAGACTTGGTTCTTTGTTGCCTCTTTCATTCCTTGGGTCTTGATTGATCGCATTGGCCGAAGACCTCTTGTAAGTACAGCTCAATCCTTTCCTTATACACTAAGCTAACTTGTAAAGCTCCTATCTATGATCAGCGTCATGGCTGCTACTATGGCTGTCCAGGCAGGATTGATCTACCAGGTCGAGAACAACACCGCTACAGCACATGCCGCGGGTATTGCAGCTGCAGCTATGCTGTTTATCTTCCAGGGTGCCTTCACCATTGGTTTCCAGGCCACAGTCTGGGTCTATCCGTAAGAAATTTCCCCGCCAAACTTTATTGTCCAACACTAACAGGTTACAGCTCTGAga belongs to Fusarium oxysporum Fo47 chromosome V, complete sequence and includes:
- a CDS encoding glycosyl hydrolases family 43-domain-containing protein, which translates into the protein MPSIRNPILPGFNPDPSIIRVDNDYYIATSTFEWFPGVQIHHSTDLANWKLITRPLDRKGLLDMRGDPDSGGIWAPCLSHDGQKFWLVYTDVKRKDGTFWDLKNYITSSESIYGPWTDPIHANSSGIDPSLFHDDDGRKWFVNQRRDHRFPNRDHFCGIMLQEFDPEAGKLTGPQKKIFDGTEIGITEGPHIYKRNGWYYLLTAEGGTSYDHSCTLARSRSIWGPYELHPDKYILSSRGSPSAELQRAGHGDLVETPDGRTYLVHLLSRPITQNRRSVLGREAAIQEAFWKDDDWLYVKNGPVPSTLVDVPGTRNEDEHWREIRYTFDGGLPIDFQWLRTPEPEKIFSTNGKLVLYGRDAIGSWFEQALVARRQTHFSYDAETVIDFKPENEREFAGLTAYYSSFNFFYLHITANEDGGRLLSIMSSEESWPTGSLQIHHLDPISLPPAGKVKLALTIREAELQFYYSTEDKPLEKYGPVLDASQLSDECSCGPRGSGGSFTGAFVGMACSDLNGNGKSAEFDYFVYRPVKA
- a CDS encoding heterokaryon incompatibility protein-domain-containing protein — translated: MYLINASTLQLEDFYSNIPEYAILSHTWGHTSEEVLFQEMLTNSSDVKLKKGYKKIELCAKQAQKDGLGYCWVDTCCIDKSSSAELSEAINSMFSWYRNSAVCYIYLEDVVHEEGVGQVDQSLGEARWFTRGWTLQELLAPRVRQFFDANWTMIGEISKNRYREHLVNGFFRMDTTADEEGDPQELEGMSLASQVAQITGIPRKVLYIGDLGSFSAATRMSWAARRRTTRIEDQAYCLLGIFDVHMPLLYGEGKHAFIRLQEEIIKKQPDHTLFAWRSESTSPAPTFSGLLAPSSWNFDSDHCRGSLGGA
- a CDS encoding S-adenosyl-L-methionine-dependent methyltransferase; amino-acid sequence: MATSQSKDLPSSSYFSAFAANYLQQTGRSTYRVLDLAFDSIQATRPITKGSVVHDNAAGPGIAALVLVDRLAADDVPHILVTDNVPPMVQAAKDSFTSFPQIEAKVLDSQNLEGIPDEHFTHSILNFSVYTLADPVKGVKEIYRTLRPDGLAAISCWKRFGAGKLIHAAQALVRPDLPPLKIPHPEFFEPGVLEKTTIEAGFDSSKFELVEDSIIVSGPELEDGLKKFMLGDLMRPARAGYTNEEEKRWPEAVDEVLKKEVESYGGVKFESWVLLAQK
- a CDS encoding general substrate transporter; the protein is MELQGQSLILTVSVLTSLGFMLIGYDNGLMGGLVNTSAFKDTFDSPDSDMIGVIVAIYEIGCFFGAVFSSIWGEKLGRRRSVFIGCVFLIIGAVLQAASYTRAMMIVGRIVAGVGMGTVNSTVPVMQAEFSPKSSRGIYVCAQLSTLNFGIFLVYWIDYALSSHTGSYAWRVPVILQCVPILAIMGLLFVIPETPRWLAAHDRPEECLKVLAQIQGTSTDDPEVQVLHSVITQTVAYETSIGSGSWKDLLREDSIKSRKRLLLACFLQAAQQLGGINAIIYYSSTLFEKSVGFSAHMSALMSGFLQTWFFVASFIPWVLIDRIGRRPLLLSMISVMAATMAVQAGLIYQVENNTATAHAAGIAAAAMLFIFQGAFTIGFQATVWVYPSEILPLRLRQRGSSISTAANWIFNYMIVQITPISIDNIGWRTYIIFAVLNSLWVPIIFLFFPETKGLELEDVDHLFGGEDIISQVDEKTNAAVVMMETVGNKTAA